In Gemmata obscuriglobus, a single genomic region encodes these proteins:
- a CDS encoding PepSY domain-containing protein produces the protein MSVAEPPAPDAGAGYDRPAPQVKRRPLGKRVMHVVRRAHLYLGLFLLPWAVLYGFTGFLFNHPTAFSDAPSVSFGATELAGTPMEAPPKPAELAAQVVAALNERAKGEHAYTLVEPEKAKYTRDLAFATAKAEGQDVNIAIDVNSAGGTVRSRNAVAAQPKSEEKAPFAVSGTKGGRGEKGGGGRGEKGGGRGERGEKGGGGSKGEPAPSAAPPQTGLQLPEPLHERVKSAARTVLERTGFPTDELTVTSVPDLTFRMSEGEKVWTVTYNAQSGTVNGASAGAPAPPEELSTRRFLTRLHTAHGFPGSTNARWFWAVIVDVMAFVMVFWGVSGVFMWWQLKATRKLGFALVLFGACVALALGFGMHDLMTAR, from the coding sequence ATGAGTGTTGCCGAACCGCCCGCGCCCGACGCGGGCGCCGGGTACGACCGCCCGGCCCCGCAGGTCAAGCGCCGCCCGCTGGGCAAGCGGGTGATGCACGTCGTCCGCCGGGCGCACCTGTACCTCGGGCTGTTCCTGCTGCCCTGGGCCGTGCTGTACGGCTTCACCGGGTTCCTGTTCAACCACCCGACCGCGTTCAGCGACGCGCCGTCGGTCTCGTTCGGCGCGACCGAGCTGGCGGGCACGCCGATGGAAGCGCCGCCCAAGCCCGCGGAACTGGCGGCCCAGGTGGTCGCGGCCCTCAACGAGCGCGCGAAAGGCGAGCACGCCTACACCCTCGTTGAACCGGAGAAGGCGAAGTACACACGCGACCTCGCGTTCGCCACGGCGAAGGCCGAGGGGCAGGACGTGAACATCGCCATCGACGTGAACAGCGCCGGCGGCACGGTGCGATCGAGGAACGCGGTAGCGGCGCAGCCCAAGAGCGAAGAGAAGGCCCCGTTCGCCGTCAGCGGCACGAAGGGCGGGCGCGGAGAAAAAGGCGGGGGCGGGCGAGGGGAGAAGGGTGGCGGGCGCGGGGAACGCGGGGAAAAAGGCGGCGGGGGCTCGAAAGGTGAGCCGGCCCCGTCGGCCGCTCCGCCTCAGACCGGTCTTCAGCTCCCGGAACCGCTCCACGAGCGGGTGAAATCGGCAGCGCGCACCGTCCTCGAACGCACCGGGTTCCCGACGGACGAACTCACCGTGACCAGCGTCCCGGATCTGACGTTCCGGATGTCCGAGGGCGAGAAGGTGTGGACCGTCACTTACAACGCCCAGAGCGGCACCGTTAACGGGGCGTCGGCGGGCGCGCCGGCGCCGCCGGAGGAGCTTTCGACCCGCCGGTTCCTCACCCGCCTGCACACGGCACACGGGTTCCCGGGCAGCACGAACGCGCGGTGGTTCTGGGCCGTGATCGTGGACGTGATGGCGTTCGTGATGGTCTTCTGGGGCGTTTCGGGTGTGTTCATGTGGTGGCAACTGAAGGCCACGCGCAAGCTCGGGTTTGCCCTGGTGTTGTTTGGCGCGTGTGTCGCACTCGCGCTCGGGTTCGGAATGCACGACCTGATGACCGCGCGGTGA
- a CDS encoding DUF1559 domain-containing protein yields MRAKKGFTLIELLVVIAIIAVLIGLLLPAVQKVREAAARMKCANNLKQLGLAVHNYHDSVQKLPVFSFAPNGHSEGGSYAPSVLPDGITSKHFSGFLLILPYIEQDAYASKYDRTKSYSDATVGADGVTSNRTLTSNPIPTYLCPSMPVPQNAGYNSYSSYVASRGNFSYMTDGSGAVIQTGTGTKQRWTEDDGMFVSAFVPPPATNTTAAGSLRYLTFASVTDGLSNTFLAGEKHYTIQGSTWVSGTNIHTGAALTGPFTGNTNYVFPHPGADANEGATHTPMNFKTLVGPAATLNMKAGTVTCTAAAPSALNTNADSAWYKNTALGGFRSSHTGGCNFVFGDGSVKFVRESVSMATYRALGSRNGGEVIGNDY; encoded by the coding sequence ATGCGCGCGAAGAAGGGCTTCACGCTGATCGAACTGCTGGTTGTGATCGCGATCATCGCGGTCCTGATCGGCCTGCTGCTCCCGGCGGTGCAAAAGGTCCGCGAAGCGGCGGCCCGGATGAAGTGCGCCAACAACCTCAAGCAACTCGGCCTGGCGGTCCACAACTATCACGATTCGGTGCAGAAGCTGCCGGTGTTCAGCTTCGCCCCGAACGGGCACTCCGAGGGCGGCTCGTACGCGCCGTCGGTTCTGCCGGACGGGATCACCTCGAAGCACTTCAGCGGGTTCCTCCTGATCCTGCCGTACATCGAGCAGGACGCCTACGCCAGCAAGTACGACCGCACCAAGAGCTACAGCGACGCGACCGTCGGCGCCGACGGGGTGACCTCGAACCGGACCCTCACCAGCAACCCGATCCCGACCTACCTCTGCCCCTCGATGCCGGTGCCGCAGAACGCCGGGTACAACTCGTACAGCAGCTACGTCGCGTCCCGGGGGAACTTCAGCTACATGACCGACGGCTCGGGCGCGGTCATCCAGACCGGGACCGGCACGAAGCAGCGCTGGACCGAGGACGACGGGATGTTCGTCTCCGCGTTCGTGCCCCCGCCGGCGACCAACACAACGGCCGCGGGCAGTTTGCGCTACCTCACGTTCGCCAGCGTCACCGACGGGCTGTCGAACACGTTCCTTGCGGGCGAGAAGCACTACACCATTCAGGGCAGCACCTGGGTGAGCGGCACGAACATCCACACCGGCGCGGCGCTGACCGGGCCGTTCACCGGCAACACGAACTACGTGTTCCCGCACCCGGGGGCGGACGCGAACGAGGGCGCCACGCACACGCCGATGAACTTCAAGACGCTGGTCGGCCCCGCGGCCACGTTGAACATGAAAGCCGGCACCGTGACCTGCACGGCCGCGGCCCCCTCGGCGCTCAACACGAACGCGGACAGCGCCTGGTACAAGAACACCGCCCTCGGCGGGTTCCGCAGCAGCCACACCGGCGGCTGCAACTTCGTGTTCGGGGACGGGTCGGTGAAGTTCGTTCGCGAGAGCGTGTCAATGGCCACCTACCGGGCCTTGGGCAGCCGCAACGGCGGCGAAGTGATCGGCAACGACTACTAA
- the hemP gene encoding hemin uptake protein HemP, whose product MSDKDPEDDRDEPAATGGSERTIQADELFAGKREVWIELEGVRYRLRITRRGKLILQK is encoded by the coding sequence ATGAGCGATAAAGACCCAGAGGATGACCGCGACGAACCTGCTGCGACGGGCGGGTCCGAGCGGACCATCCAGGCGGACGAATTGTTCGCGGGCAAACGTGAGGTGTGGATCGAGCTGGAAGGCGTGCGCTACCGGTTACGGATCACACGCCGCGGCAAGCTGATTTTGCAGAAGTGA
- the prmC gene encoding peptide chain release factor N(5)-glutamine methyltransferase, which produces MPPPTPTVWTVRALLVWTTDFLKTKGVEAAKLEAELLLAHVLQTDRTYLTMRFDEEPTDAERAKYKELITRRLAGWPVAYLVGSRGFYLLNFDVDPAVLIPRSDTETLVGEALKRLKPLTAPAVLDIGTGSGCIAVSLAHQKKDSHVTATDVSPDALAVAKRNAIKNNVADRMTFLQGDLFAPLPAGVTFDLVVSNPPYIAQSEFAELAPDVRDHEPRVALDGGPDGLAFYRRIAAAVGPFLKPGGSLLLEIGWKQDAAVRALIAEQPELELGPTIKDMGKNPRVVTAKKK; this is translated from the coding sequence ATGCCCCCGCCAACGCCGACCGTTTGGACCGTCCGCGCGCTGCTCGTGTGGACCACGGACTTTCTCAAAACGAAGGGCGTTGAAGCGGCCAAACTCGAAGCGGAACTGCTCCTCGCACACGTCCTGCAAACGGACCGCACCTACCTCACCATGCGGTTCGACGAGGAACCGACCGACGCCGAACGGGCGAAGTACAAGGAACTCATCACGCGACGGTTGGCCGGGTGGCCGGTTGCGTACCTCGTCGGCTCGCGCGGGTTCTATCTCCTCAACTTCGATGTGGACCCGGCCGTCCTGATCCCGCGTTCCGATACCGAAACCCTCGTGGGCGAGGCGCTCAAGCGGCTCAAACCGCTCACGGCTCCTGCCGTCCTCGATATCGGCACCGGTTCGGGGTGCATCGCGGTGAGCCTGGCGCACCAAAAGAAAGATTCACACGTTACCGCGACCGACGTCTCGCCCGACGCCCTTGCGGTGGCCAAGCGCAACGCCATAAAGAACAACGTGGCGGATCGGATGACGTTCCTTCAGGGCGACCTCTTTGCGCCGCTGCCCGCCGGGGTAACGTTCGACCTCGTCGTGAGCAACCCGCCGTACATCGCACAGTCGGAGTTCGCGGAACTGGCACCCGACGTTCGTGACCACGAGCCGCGGGTCGCCCTCGACGGCGGACCGGACGGGCTCGCGTTCTACCGGCGGATCGCTGCGGCCGTCGGCCCGTTCCTCAAACCGGGCGGGTCGCTTCTGCTCGAAATCGGCTGGAAACAGGACGCCGCCGTGCGGGCGCTCATCGCCGAACAGCCGGAACTCGAACTCGGCCCGACGATCAAAGACATGGGGAAGAACCCCCGCGTCGTGACCGCGAAGAAGAAGTGA
- the thiC gene encoding phosphomethylpyrimidine synthase ThiC: protein MFRVPNSAPRMSSMTQLESARKGIVTPEMEFVAKREDLHPELVRSEVARGRMVIPANVVHLSKKLQPMCIGVAAKCKINANIGNSAVTGKAADELEKLRTAVELGSDTVMDLSTGGNIDGIRQAIIDESPVPIGTVPAYQIIQQVKDPRDITPRMLLDMVEHQAKQGVDYMTIHAGVLLEYVALTSDRVTGIVSRGGSLMAGWMVAHHQQNPWFTHFGELCEIMRRYDVTFSLGDGMRPGCLADANDKAQFAELKTLGDLTLKAWEMGCQVMIEGPGHIPMHLVKMNIEKERELCHDAPFYVLGPLVTDIAPGYDHITSAIGAALAAEAGASMLCYVTPKEHLGLPNKDDVRQGVIAYKIAAHAGDIARGRKDVRQRDDALSKARFEFDWNRQFELSLDPETARRMHDETLPQDVFKSAKFCSMCGPKFCSMRITQDVRKLAADAKKLSLELAMV from the coding sequence TTGTTCCGCGTTCCGAATTCCGCACCCCGCATGTCTTCCATGACTCAACTGGAATCGGCCCGCAAGGGCATCGTTACGCCCGAGATGGAGTTCGTCGCGAAGCGCGAGGACCTCCACCCGGAACTGGTCCGCTCCGAAGTGGCCCGCGGGCGCATGGTGATCCCGGCGAACGTGGTGCACCTGTCGAAGAAGCTGCAGCCGATGTGCATCGGAGTCGCGGCCAAGTGCAAGATCAACGCGAACATCGGCAACTCGGCCGTCACCGGCAAGGCCGCGGACGAACTGGAGAAGCTCCGCACTGCCGTCGAGCTCGGCTCGGACACCGTGATGGACCTGTCGACCGGCGGGAACATCGACGGCATCCGGCAGGCGATCATCGACGAGAGCCCGGTGCCGATCGGCACCGTCCCGGCGTACCAGATCATTCAACAGGTGAAGGACCCGCGCGACATCACCCCGCGCATGCTCCTGGACATGGTCGAGCACCAGGCCAAGCAGGGCGTCGACTACATGACGATCCACGCCGGGGTGCTGCTGGAGTACGTGGCCCTCACCAGCGACCGGGTGACCGGGATCGTGAGCCGCGGCGGGTCCCTCATGGCGGGGTGGATGGTGGCGCACCACCAGCAGAACCCGTGGTTCACGCACTTCGGCGAGCTGTGCGAGATCATGCGGCGGTACGACGTGACGTTCTCGCTGGGCGACGGGATGCGCCCCGGGTGCCTCGCGGACGCCAACGACAAGGCGCAGTTCGCGGAGCTGAAGACGCTCGGCGACCTGACGCTGAAGGCGTGGGAGATGGGCTGCCAGGTGATGATCGAGGGGCCGGGCCACATCCCGATGCACCTGGTGAAGATGAACATCGAGAAGGAGCGGGAGCTGTGCCACGACGCCCCGTTCTACGTGCTCGGGCCGCTGGTGACCGACATCGCGCCGGGGTACGACCACATCACGAGCGCGATCGGGGCGGCCCTCGCGGCCGAGGCCGGCGCGTCGATGCTGTGCTACGTCACCCCGAAGGAGCACCTCGGGCTGCCGAACAAGGACGACGTGCGCCAGGGCGTGATCGCGTACAAGATCGCGGCGCACGCGGGCGACATCGCCCGCGGCCGGAAGGACGTGCGGCAGCGCGACGACGCGCTCTCGAAGGCCCGGTTCGAGTTCGACTGGAACCGGCAGTTCGAGCTGTCGCTGGACCCGGAGACCGCGCGCCGGATGCACGACGAGACGCTCCCCCAGGACGTGTTCAAGAGCGCCAAGTTCTGCTCGATGTGCGGCCCGAAGTTCTGCTCGATGCGGATCACGCAGGACGTGCGCAAGCTCGCCGCCGACGCGAAGAAGCTGAGCCTCGAACTGGCCATGGTGTGA
- a CDS encoding ABC transporter permease, whose product MFSTWINDPTVLLAGVVLAAVQFVAALPWLWAIDPKGFKAASSSPVAFLYVLLGLLGAGVGVATFLGYKGDATVLAWNGRYIYGAVLHLQLIIAVFLLLPQALIMVWPKGGVVAYAAFRESCRQPMFWLITGAAAIAVWISITIPYFTFGDDYKMMKQIGFDIVMLSATLFGILAASMSISEEIEGRTAVTLMSKPVNRRQFLLGKFLGILMACLVMSLLLSWTLTDALRAMREFDPINNTADPSDPLGTAEKVVDPLTFQAQRTVVPPFRAAVPSALGKAVATGAGLRFSDALAHSFGVALGFGQVMILVAVASALATRVAFVVNLVLCLVLYFLGHLAPVVVQVTQQAQGGGVGVRLIGFLGQLFDALLPSLESFNMGRAIIRESPLDLWQFGVYVLTVTAYSLIYTVIALLGGLLLFEDRDLA is encoded by the coding sequence ATGTTTTCGACCTGGATCAACGATCCCACCGTTCTGCTGGCCGGTGTGGTGCTGGCAGCCGTGCAGTTCGTCGCCGCGCTGCCGTGGCTCTGGGCCATCGACCCGAAAGGGTTTAAGGCCGCGTCCAGCAGCCCGGTGGCGTTCCTGTACGTCCTGCTCGGCCTCCTCGGGGCCGGGGTCGGCGTCGCCACCTTCCTCGGGTACAAGGGGGACGCCACGGTCCTCGCCTGGAACGGGCGGTACATCTACGGCGCGGTCCTGCACCTCCAGCTCATCATCGCCGTGTTCCTCCTGCTGCCGCAGGCGCTCATCATGGTGTGGCCCAAGGGGGGCGTGGTCGCGTACGCTGCGTTCCGCGAGAGCTGCCGCCAGCCGATGTTCTGGCTCATCACCGGCGCCGCCGCCATCGCCGTCTGGATCTCCATCACGATCCCGTACTTCACGTTCGGCGACGACTACAAGATGATGAAGCAGATCGGCTTCGACATCGTGATGCTCTCCGCGACCCTGTTCGGCATCCTGGCCGCCAGCATGTCGATCAGCGAGGAGATCGAGGGCCGCACCGCGGTCACGCTGATGAGCAAGCCGGTGAACCGCCGCCAGTTCCTGCTGGGCAAGTTCCTCGGCATCCTGATGGCCTGTCTGGTGATGTCGCTGCTCCTGAGCTGGACGCTCACCGACGCGCTGCGGGCGATGCGCGAGTTCGACCCGATCAACAACACGGCGGACCCGTCCGACCCGCTCGGCACCGCCGAAAAGGTGGTGGACCCGCTCACGTTCCAGGCCCAGAGGACCGTTGTACCGCCGTTCCGGGCGGCCGTGCCGAGCGCGCTCGGTAAAGCGGTCGCGACCGGCGCGGGGCTGCGGTTCTCGGACGCGCTCGCGCACTCGTTCGGGGTCGCGCTCGGGTTCGGACAGGTCATGATCCTGGTCGCGGTGGCGTCCGCCCTGGCAACGCGGGTCGCGTTCGTCGTGAACCTCGTGCTGTGTCTGGTCCTGTACTTCCTCGGGCACCTCGCGCCGGTCGTGGTGCAGGTGACTCAGCAGGCCCAAGGCGGCGGGGTGGGGGTGCGGCTGATCGGCTTCCTCGGGCAGCTCTTCGACGCCCTGCTCCCGTCTCTCGAGTCGTTCAACATGGGCCGGGCAATCATCCGCGAGAGCCCGCTCGACTTGTGGCAGTTCGGCGTGTACGTCCTCACGGTCACAGCGTACTCGCTGATCTACACCGTCATCGCGCTCCTCGGCGGCCTGCTGCTGTTCGAAGACCGCGACCTCGCGTGA
- a CDS encoding ABC transporter ATP-binding protein produces MDGDALTRLRTDFVKSPAARRGAILSSIGAAVTCAFLVLLLYLFVDLLVWRGEIPHYGELTAAQKKEFATEWAEHSDADRNAAVARLNWADPLRVKRLTAKSDEELKPLARSQAEEHLFADEWDARWHAGVYLTLRERVHQAAADAYLPPSGSERADKAEGSDPDAKPQFGLLSLVVRERNRWTAPLLGRVAAWAGWTWKPGATGSANVTYLTGLFVLALGLAAVRGVLVNALTYLSAAVTLEAVTKVRRAVYFHTYRLGTLTMQAVGTAEAARLLTERVEEVGDALHARLTGAVRYPLTAALLLVVILLVNFWLALSFLALASLVWLVGGQVAAHFRREGRFGERQAAAALALLKESMALFRLVKCFQMERFNQARVERQLNESARANWRKMRGSTLASPLLGSVVLVAGVALLYLAARGVLAGGFTVAGLAVLAVALVALGAPVAGLFDYAAKQKRGREAADAIFEFLDRRGEAAEAADAEFLPALTTRIEFRQVTLDDPATGKRLLESVTFAVPVHASAAIVGPDPAEKHALMYLVPRFLDPTSGEIRIEDKNIRWVTHESLRAQVAVVMLDDLTFTDTVANNIGVGNPEHSLPQIIEAAKLAHAHQFIEKLPFGYETLIGPTGHTLTLGQRFRVALARALLRDPSVLVIEEPTGPVDEDTLALLDDTLARISAGRTILFLAQRLSTLRNVNRVFVLKGGRIEASGTHDELWKDSDTYRGLQLTADATATEYPALKDTE; encoded by the coding sequence GTGGACGGCGACGCACTCACCCGGCTCCGCACCGACTTCGTCAAATCCCCCGCGGCTCGACGAGGCGCGATCCTGAGTTCCATCGGCGCCGCCGTAACGTGCGCCTTCCTCGTTTTGCTCCTGTATTTGTTCGTGGACCTGCTCGTGTGGCGCGGCGAGATCCCGCACTATGGGGAGCTCACGGCGGCGCAAAAGAAGGAATTCGCCACCGAGTGGGCGGAGCATTCCGACGCCGACCGAAACGCTGCGGTCGCCCGGCTCAACTGGGCGGACCCGTTACGCGTGAAGCGGCTCACCGCCAAAAGTGACGAGGAACTCAAGCCGCTGGCACGCTCACAGGCCGAAGAGCACCTCTTCGCCGACGAGTGGGACGCGCGGTGGCACGCGGGGGTGTACCTCACGCTCCGCGAACGCGTGCATCAGGCCGCCGCCGACGCGTACCTCCCGCCCTCGGGCTCGGAGCGTGCCGATAAGGCCGAAGGCAGCGACCCCGACGCGAAACCGCAGTTCGGGTTGCTCAGCCTCGTGGTGCGCGAGCGGAACCGGTGGACGGCGCCGCTCCTGGGCCGGGTCGCCGCCTGGGCCGGGTGGACGTGGAAGCCGGGGGCGACTGGGTCCGCGAACGTCACGTACCTGACCGGGCTGTTCGTGCTCGCCTTGGGGCTCGCGGCCGTCCGCGGAGTTCTGGTGAACGCCCTCACGTACCTGTCGGCCGCGGTCACCCTCGAAGCGGTCACCAAGGTGCGGCGCGCCGTGTACTTCCACACCTACCGGTTGGGCACGCTCACGATGCAGGCGGTCGGCACCGCCGAGGCCGCGCGGCTGCTCACGGAGCGGGTCGAGGAGGTGGGCGACGCGCTGCACGCGCGGCTCACCGGCGCGGTCCGGTATCCGCTCACCGCGGCGCTCCTGCTGGTGGTCATCCTGCTCGTGAACTTCTGGCTCGCGCTCAGCTTCCTGGCGCTCGCGTCGCTGGTGTGGCTGGTCGGCGGCCAGGTCGCGGCGCACTTCCGGCGCGAGGGCCGGTTCGGCGAACGGCAGGCCGCCGCGGCGCTCGCGCTCCTTAAGGAAAGCATGGCCCTGTTCCGGCTGGTGAAGTGCTTCCAGATGGAGCGGTTCAACCAGGCCCGCGTCGAGCGCCAGTTGAACGAATCGGCCCGGGCGAACTGGCGCAAGATGCGCGGCAGCACGCTCGCGAGTCCGCTCCTCGGCTCGGTCGTGCTGGTGGCGGGCGTCGCCCTGCTGTACCTCGCGGCGCGGGGCGTATTGGCGGGCGGGTTCACGGTCGCGGGCCTCGCGGTGCTCGCCGTCGCGCTGGTGGCGCTCGGCGCGCCGGTCGCGGGCCTGTTCGACTACGCCGCCAAACAGAAGCGCGGGCGCGAGGCCGCGGACGCGATCTTCGAGTTCCTCGACCGCCGCGGCGAGGCCGCCGAGGCCGCCGACGCGGAGTTCCTCCCGGCGCTCACCACCCGCATCGAGTTCCGCCAAGTCACCCTCGACGACCCCGCCACCGGCAAGCGGCTGCTGGAGAGCGTCACGTTCGCGGTGCCGGTTCACGCGAGCGCCGCCATCGTCGGCCCCGACCCGGCCGAGAAGCACGCGCTCATGTACCTCGTGCCGCGGTTCCTCGACCCGACCTCGGGTGAGATCCGGATCGAGGACAAGAACATCCGGTGGGTCACGCACGAATCCCTCCGCGCGCAGGTCGCGGTGGTGATGCTCGACGACCTCACATTCACCGACACGGTCGCGAACAACATTGGGGTCGGGAACCCGGAGCACAGCCTGCCGCAAATCATTGAGGCCGCGAAACTGGCGCACGCGCACCAGTTCATCGAGAAGCTGCCCTTCGGCTACGAAACGCTGATCGGGCCGACCGGCCACACGCTGACACTCGGCCAGCGGTTCCGCGTCGCGCTCGCCCGCGCCCTGCTCCGCGACCCGTCCGTGCTGGTGATCGAGGAGCCGACCGGGCCGGTGGACGAGGACACGCTCGCGCTGCTCGACGACACGCTGGCCCGGATCTCCGCCGGGCGCACGATCCTGTTCCTCGCCCAGCGGCTGTCGACGCTGCGGAACGTGAACCGCGTGTTCGTGCTGAAGGGCGGGCGCATCGAGGCGTCGGGCACCCACGACGAACTCTGGAAGGACAGCGACACCTACCGCGGGTTGCAACTGACCGCCGACGCGACCGCGACCGAGTACCCCGCGCTGAAGGACACCGAATGA
- a CDS encoding 3'(2'),5'-bisphosphate nucleotidase CysQ family protein, with translation MTDYSTELAAARHAAARASDFLRREYEAFTPIPDAPVSISTHADRASQELILGLLHEQFPGDALCAEESTPQFDGVAKSGKRTWVVDPIDGTRGFAKKVGQFSVMIGLLVDGLPVVGVVAEPVQQRITFARIGGGCWLQFGNEEPTRCQVSARAFDELVLVQSWAKTGMSPKPVRALAPKTVIETYSGGVKLACVARGDADVYANTYGTFADWDICAGHLLVTEAGGTVTFLNGAPVTYQAPEFKQTNGLLATNGLVHAQAVAALSRES, from the coding sequence ATGACGGATTACAGCACCGAGCTGGCGGCGGCACGTCACGCCGCCGCTCGCGCCAGTGACTTCCTTCGCCGCGAGTACGAGGCGTTCACCCCGATCCCCGACGCCCCGGTTTCGATCAGCACGCACGCGGACCGTGCGTCGCAGGAATTGATCCTCGGCCTCTTGCACGAGCAATTTCCCGGGGACGCGCTGTGCGCCGAGGAGTCGACGCCACAGTTCGACGGCGTGGCGAAATCGGGAAAGCGGACGTGGGTCGTGGACCCCATCGACGGCACCCGCGGGTTCGCGAAAAAGGTCGGCCAGTTCTCGGTCATGATCGGCCTTCTGGTTGACGGGCTCCCCGTGGTGGGGGTCGTGGCCGAACCGGTGCAGCAGCGGATCACGTTCGCACGGATCGGCGGCGGCTGCTGGCTCCAATTCGGTAACGAGGAGCCGACGCGCTGCCAGGTTTCGGCCCGCGCGTTCGACGAACTCGTGCTCGTGCAGAGCTGGGCGAAAACGGGCATGTCGCCGAAGCCGGTGCGTGCGCTGGCACCCAAAACGGTGATCGAGACGTATTCCGGCGGGGTGAAGCTGGCGTGTGTGGCGCGTGGCGATGCCGACGTGTACGCGAATACCTACGGCACGTTCGCGGACTGGGACATTTGCGCCGGCCACCTGCTCGTGACCGAGGCCGGCGGCACGGTCACGTTCCTGAACGGCGCGCCTGTAACCTATCAGGCACCGGAGTTCAAACAAACGAACGGGCTGCTCGCCACAAACGGGCTCGTCCACGCGCAAGCGGTCGCGGCTTTGAGCCGTGAATCGTGA
- a CDS encoding PQQ-binding-like beta-propeller repeat protein, protein MKARAILLVAGVAAVIAVGVFVAARSPWVQSLFARNSEDPAEIERATNAALTNHKPADTATGYPQWRGAGHAGVAPAGSFRTDWDKSPPKQLWRTPIGGGYGSCAVVGGRLYVQDRQGENERVVCLDAETGRLVWEHTYPSGQAGKDRTYAIGPRATPTVAGSWVFTVGGAGKLLALEIEGDRPQVRWEHDLITEFNADLPQWGVACSPLLLGEMVVVQPGGNGAAVVAFDRASGAVKWRAGSNPPGYSSPVAASIGGLEVIFAFLGDALLAVRAADGKVMSEFKWATRFSGNIATPLVVDSEYVFISSAYEMGCALLRAERRGDEVTLVKVYEQRRNGFANHHATSVYKDKHLFGIDGTQGSGGLKCVTLMTGKSVPDWEAREIGQASLILAGEHLILQTARGDLCLVEANPKEYTLVSKLPKVLTGNNNWATPTLVNGLLYVRDEEKVLCFDVRP, encoded by the coding sequence ATGAAGGCACGGGCGATCCTTCTCGTCGCGGGCGTGGCCGCAGTCATCGCCGTCGGCGTGTTTGTCGCCGCTCGGAGCCCCTGGGTGCAATCGTTGTTCGCGCGGAACAGTGAAGACCCGGCCGAGATTGAACGTGCCACGAACGCCGCCCTGACGAACCACAAGCCCGCCGACACCGCGACCGGCTATCCGCAGTGGCGCGGGGCCGGGCACGCGGGCGTTGCGCCGGCCGGATCGTTTCGTACCGACTGGGACAAGAGCCCTCCGAAACAACTGTGGCGCACGCCAATCGGCGGCGGGTACGGGTCGTGTGCGGTGGTCGGGGGACGGTTGTACGTTCAGGACCGCCAGGGCGAGAACGAGCGCGTCGTGTGCCTGGACGCCGAAACCGGGCGGCTCGTGTGGGAACACACGTACCCATCGGGGCAGGCCGGTAAGGACCGCACCTATGCGATCGGCCCGCGCGCCACGCCGACGGTCGCGGGGAGCTGGGTATTTACGGTTGGTGGCGCGGGCAAATTGCTCGCACTTGAGATCGAGGGGGATCGGCCCCAGGTGCGCTGGGAACACGATCTCATCACCGAATTCAACGCGGACCTGCCGCAGTGGGGTGTTGCGTGTTCCCCGCTGCTTCTGGGCGAGATGGTGGTTGTGCAACCGGGCGGCAATGGGGCCGCGGTCGTCGCGTTTGATAGAGCGAGTGGCGCGGTGAAGTGGCGGGCGGGTTCTAACCCGCCGGGATACAGTTCGCCGGTCGCGGCCAGCATTGGCGGCCTTGAAGTGATCTTCGCGTTTTTGGGTGACGCTCTCCTCGCAGTGCGTGCTGCCGACGGAAAGGTGATGAGCGAGTTCAAGTGGGCCACACGGTTCAGCGGGAACATCGCGACGCCCCTGGTGGTGGACAGCGAGTACGTGTTCATCTCGTCCGCGTACGAAATGGGCTGCGCGCTTCTACGGGCCGAACGCCGGGGTGACGAGGTTACCTTGGTAAAGGTGTACGAGCAGCGTCGCAACGGATTCGCGAACCACCACGCGACGAGCGTGTACAAGGACAAGCACCTCTTCGGCATCGACGGCACCCAGGGCAGCGGCGGGCTGAAGTGCGTCACGCTCATGACCGGGAAATCGGTACCGGACTGGGAGGCGCGCGAGATCGGGCAGGCGAGCCTGATTCTGGCGGGTGAACACCTCATCCTGCAGACCGCGCGGGGCGACCTGTGCTTGGTGGAGGCAAATCCCAAGGAATACACACTGGTGTCGAAGCTGCCGAAGGTGCTGACCGGGAACAACAACTGGGCCACGCCGACCCTGGTGAACGGTCTGCTGTACGTTCGCGATGAGGAAAAGGTACTCTGCTTCGATGTGCGGCCATAA